One genomic window of Candidatus Hydrogenedentota bacterium includes the following:
- a CDS encoding B12-binding domain-containing radical SAM protein codes for MRVLFVLNIPYAIEPHGAMLLSAICKQAGHHVDLALLRKDNLLERVRNGKPDVVAYSVIGSEIDVFAKADARLRDHMAKSGQKVFRIMGGPHPTFNPQVLDELQLDAICQGDGERAFVELLRRLGTGESLDRIPNIALTSKGAEVLEKLSGDELDRLPHADREIYYKAVPYIPHTGLRSFMTSRGCPFNCSFCYNHVYNRMFKGCGPIMRRRSVDGVLSEIEYVREKFPPMRFIRFFDDSFALTVDDWLREFAEEYPRRIGIPFYCLMRPNVFTEEAASLLKKAGCYSISMAVEAGTEPIRNGILKRNLSDDDLRRAFSLARKTGLKTYGNTMVAVPGTRLEDDLTSLKFTRSLGLTVPTFSVCSPSRGTTLADYAIERGLISPDAELITRFSGFSPLNCYTEKEKAIQARIACLGTLYCTVPGFMTPLVEKMITAPFPMGLARKIGFSFSVFRIATRLFPHAIPLNPITIAKVAIDGIRYFW; via the coding sequence ATGCGTGTTCTCTTCGTTCTCAATATTCCCTATGCCATAGAACCTCATGGCGCCATGCTGCTGTCGGCAATATGCAAGCAGGCGGGCCATCACGTGGACTTGGCCTTGTTGCGAAAGGACAACCTTTTGGAGCGGGTCCGGAATGGCAAGCCGGACGTCGTGGCGTATAGTGTTATTGGCAGCGAGATTGATGTTTTCGCGAAGGCAGATGCGCGGCTGCGCGACCACATGGCCAAGTCTGGCCAGAAGGTCTTTCGGATCATGGGGGGGCCTCATCCGACGTTCAATCCGCAGGTGCTGGACGAATTGCAGCTCGATGCGATCTGCCAGGGAGACGGCGAGCGCGCCTTCGTGGAGTTGTTGAGGCGTCTTGGAACGGGGGAATCCCTGGACAGAATTCCCAACATCGCGCTGACGAGCAAAGGGGCCGAGGTGTTGGAGAAGTTGAGCGGCGACGAACTCGACCGGTTGCCACATGCCGATAGGGAGATTTACTACAAGGCTGTGCCTTACATTCCGCACACGGGACTGCGTTCGTTCATGACATCCCGTGGCTGCCCGTTCAATTGTTCGTTCTGCTACAACCACGTGTACAACAGAATGTTCAAGGGCTGCGGTCCGATAATGCGCCGCCGCTCGGTGGATGGCGTCCTTTCTGAAATCGAGTACGTGCGCGAGAAATTTCCGCCCATGCGCTTTATCCGCTTCTTCGATGACAGTTTCGCGCTCACGGTCGATGATTGGTTGCGCGAGTTCGCGGAGGAGTATCCCAGGCGTATCGGGATTCCGTTCTATTGCCTGATGCGCCCTAATGTTTTCACGGAAGAGGCGGCCTCCCTGCTGAAAAAAGCGGGATGCTACTCGATATCGATGGCGGTGGAGGCCGGAACGGAACCGATCCGGAACGGCATCCTCAAACGAAATCTCTCAGACGACGATCTGCGCCGCGCATTCAGCCTCGCGCGGAAGACCGGCCTGAAGACATATGGCAACACGATGGTTGCCGTTCCAGGCACACGGCTTGAGGATGACCTGACGTCGCTCAAGTTCACGCGAAGCTTGGGGCTTACCGTGCCTACTTTCAGTGTATGTAGTCCTTCGCGGGGCACTACGCTTGCGGATTACGCCATCGAACGAGGATTGATCAGCCCGGACGCGGAACTCATTACCCGATTCTCGGGTTTCAGCCCGCTCAACTGCTATACGGAGAAAGAGAAGGCGATTCAGGCGCGCATCGCCTGCCTGGGCACGCTCTACTGCACTGTGCCCGGATTCATGACGCCGCTGGTAGAAAAGATGATAACGGCGCCGTTTCCCATGGGGCTGGCAAGGAAGATCGGCTTCAGTTTCAGCGTATTTCGCATCGCCACGCGCCTGTTTCCGCATGCCATTCCACTTAACCCCATAACTATTGCAAAAGTCGCCATCGACGGCATTCGGTATTTCTGGTGA
- a CDS encoding exo-alpha-sialidase gives MDLRCLFLRCLVIAMLLSVQVPLSAAQPPQPIAEFPEKPVLVQLTDGAFLVFFVRMKADGQVVTARTSQDLGATWSEESHVMALSPEAGGWTLPEALVDSEGEVHLFFLNDAHSGVILTGEDQRPKAGRLHERRLDIWHARSRDGRARWEEPKKIWEGYTGALNSVIETHTGRILLPFSCLTNRTWANRGEGLDTFTYRGQFDSTLVYSDDGGETWVWPPVRLKTPTPDIVSAYGAVEPVIVELRDGRIWMLIRTQQGRFYESFSPDGAAWGTPMPSAIVSSDSPGGIVRLTDGRLMLFWNNCLRYPYAYGGRQVLHAAISADEGQTWRGYREVARDPLRNEPPPPRGDHGTAYPFPIALRDGRAAFVTGQGAGRVVCKVVDPEWLTEPRQEERFAEGLDSWSVFGTRGVSLFPHPDRPDARALHIGREDTDWPACAVWNFPAGAAGSIQLRLQLLPDSPGAHIGITDHFSTPFDLEEVFHNLFDVTLGPDVVPPGQWHDIELRWDCGRRACEVLVDSETHVEAHQTRDSVSPCYLRLRTAAETAPDAGFLVESVVSDVTHAAQ, from the coding sequence ATGGATTTGCGCTGCCTATTCCTGCGTTGTCTGGTCATCGCCATGCTCTTGTCCGTGCAAGTTCCGCTTTCCGCGGCGCAACCGCCACAGCCGATCGCCGAGTTTCCGGAAAAGCCGGTCCTGGTACAGTTGACGGACGGCGCATTCCTGGTCTTTTTCGTGCGCATGAAGGCGGATGGGCAGGTGGTCACGGCGAGGACGTCGCAAGACTTGGGCGCGACATGGAGCGAGGAATCGCACGTGATGGCTTTGTCGCCGGAAGCAGGCGGATGGACCTTGCCGGAGGCGCTTGTGGACAGCGAGGGCGAGGTGCACTTGTTCTTCCTTAATGATGCGCATAGCGGCGTGATTTTGACGGGCGAGGACCAGCGCCCCAAGGCGGGCCGCTTGCATGAGCGGAGACTCGACATATGGCACGCGCGCTCGCGTGACGGGCGCGCGCGCTGGGAAGAACCCAAGAAAATCTGGGAAGGCTACACGGGCGCGCTGAATTCGGTCATCGAGACGCACACAGGCCGGATTCTGCTGCCGTTCTCTTGCCTCACGAATCGGACGTGGGCGAACCGGGGCGAGGGTCTTGACACATTCACGTATCGGGGACAGTTCGACTCGACGCTGGTCTATTCCGATGACGGCGGCGAGACTTGGGTATGGCCGCCGGTGCGGCTTAAAACGCCCACGCCAGACATCGTGTCCGCGTACGGCGCTGTCGAACCCGTCATCGTCGAACTGCGCGATGGCCGTATCTGGATGCTCATCCGCACGCAGCAAGGCCGCTTTTACGAATCGTTCTCGCCGGACGGCGCGGCGTGGGGCACACCGATGCCTTCGGCCATCGTGTCCTCCGATTCGCCGGGCGGGATTGTGCGCCTGACGGACGGACGCCTCATGCTCTTCTGGAACAATTGTCTGCGTTATCCCTACGCCTATGGGGGACGGCAGGTGCTGCACGCGGCGATCTCCGCCGATGAAGGACAGACTTGGCGGGGCTATCGCGAAGTCGCCCGCGACCCATTGCGCAATGAGCCGCCGCCCCCGCGCGGCGATCACGGCACGGCGTATCCATTCCCGATTGCGTTGCGGGATGGCCGGGCCGCGTTTGTGACGGGACAGGGCGCGGGCCGCGTGGTGTGCAAGGTCGTGGACCCCGAGTGGCTCACGGAGCCCCGGCAAGAAGAACGTTTCGCCGAAGGGCTCGATTCGTGGTCCGTGTTTGGCACGCGGGGTGTGAGCCTATTCCCTCATCCGGACCGCCCCGATGCTCGGGCGCTGCACATTGGCCGCGAGGATACGGACTGGCCCGCCTGTGCGGTCTGGAATTTTCCCGCTGGCGCGGCCGGCAGCATCCAACTCCGGCTTCAACTCCTGCCGGATTCCCCCGGTGCGCATATCGGCATCACGGACCATTTCTCGACGCCTTTTGACTTGGAAGAGGTTTTCCATAATCTGTTTGACGTTACGCTGGGACCGGACGTTGTGCCGCCGGGGCAATGGCACGATATCGAACTGCGCTGGGACTGCGGCAGGCGCGCGTGTGAAGTCCTGGTGGATAGCGAAACCCATGTCGAAGCGCATCAGACGCGCGACAGCGTGTCGCCTTGTTATCTGCGCCTGCGCACAGCGGCGGAGACCGCGCCGGACGCGGGTTTTCTCGTCGAATCCGTCGTTTCAGACGTGACGCATGCCGCACAATAG